acTGTAAGTTTAGATTatatgtttgatttttatattttaatagttGTGTCCATTTTGGCCCCCAACggttaaaattagaattaaaaattgagttcTAGAGAAGCTggcaatttaaattttgaactctctgcatccaaaattaattttatttttcaatttgttcgGGAAAGGATTGTTTACGAGTAAAATAATTCTTGATACGAATCGAACGATCATTTGTATGATTTTGGCCTATTTAAAGACTTGTaatattaagtttaaaatCATGATCGAATACAAAAATCTTGTTTAAAACCTTTTGGGTGTTAtgtttatttcaaatttggttTCATGTTAAAatcgattcattgaattagttatgAGAAGCTAATTTTGGAGAGAATCGTCTTGGGATCTAAGTGATCATCatagattttaagtttgatctAACAGTGATTCATCCTTCTAACCCGCTCTGGGTTTGAATCAattcgttaagttagctttatctatcaaattaaataaaatttaggtaATAAGAGTTGAGGTtcgtttaataaaaaaaaaaaaattgaaaacaaattagGTAAATACTATCTTAAATGATTATtgatttgttaaattaaatatatactaattttgttaatttagtATAAATTAATAccttataaaattaaaatctcatataTTTATGAGTCGTAAcacattattaatatttagtcattttagattatttgtctcatggatttttttaatatttataataattttaaacaattatcttttaaattataaaattcgaACTGTATATTATAAAAACACGAGGAGAAAAATAATGGTAGAAAATTGGCAATGAAATCCAACGACTTTGGATTATGTGCCTCATATTTTGTGGggactttttaaaaattttaaatttaataaattattacgTCAATAAAGACAATGACAAACGAAAAGTGTACAAGTTTGTGGGTCTAACATTTATATTTAcgttcaatttttaaaaactaaatatttatcaaattagGTTTCGGTTTCATAttcctttgattttttaaaaatcaaagttCATTAGAAATATtagaaattagtttttttaaattagataaAGGTAGATAAAGttatgataattttaaaatattctttttttattttactaaaaattaatttatatatatatataattaattaaaaattataatatttttttatacgataatgatatatatatatatcttagaaaatgaatcaagtggagatccgtgatccCACATGAAAAGAACGGCGGAGGATCGTCGGATCGGACTGTTGGCAGAGCTGGCAGTTTGAACGGCACCGCAAAATCCACGGTGAGATCAATCGGGGTCGGCTAGAAAGTGGGGCCTACACCTAAAGGGCTTTGTGGGACCCGATTCGGACCAATCCGGCCCCACATGTCACGTGGACTTTGAACAAGGACACGTAAGCGACAAACGCAATGTAAGATTTTGGTTCCCACCAATCTCTTCTAATCCTCTCCCCACCAATCCTCACCCTCCTCCCACGTGGGCAGTGGTCCCCCACCTGGGCAACTTCAATCAAAtcgtcctttttttttttttttttaaggttaaaatgtaattttgttcacatatttttattttatttttagtacgttgttaaattttataaataaataaaaaagtttattatatatatatataaatactttcCCTCAACTTTCTCATCTCACAACATTTTCTCACACATTTTCCCTTTCactttctctcattttctctccatCCAAACAGCCTCCATGGAAGACGACCCCTCAGCTTCATACATCCACATggtaatctttttattttctttattttttttttcaattatttcattaaatttgtGATGAGGGTCTATGATTGTTACGGTGTAGGTGCACCACTTGATCGAAATATGCATTCTTTTCAACATGTCCAAGGAAGAGTGCATGGAAGCTCTGTCCAAACATGCAAATATCGAACCGGTCATCACTTCCACCGGTTCGTTCACGTGACATGCACGGACTTCaactcttttattattattattatttttttttttttgaggatTTTGTAATATGTTGTGCAGTGTGGAGTGAACTGGAGAAGGAGAACAAGGAGTTCTTCGAAGCGTATGAGAAGAAACGACGTGACGTTACTACGAGGAAGTTGGAAGGGAACTCTTCGTCCGACACGTCGGGTTTCAACTTGCTGGGTTTGGGCGATACGACGCCGTTGGGTCGCTAGGTGACTAGACAGGTCGGCGGAGTAGCGTCGACGTACGACGTCGTTCTTATGGGATCGTAGGCAGATAGAACAGCGCGAGTGGCGACTTAGACGGGGGGATGAAGATATTTTAAGATACTAATATTTTGGCTGGTTGGCTGACACGTGGCTACACGTGACGTGGTTCTGCAACTTTTTAAGAATGTATTGGTGTCGCTTGCTGATTGGGACTTCATGAGAGGTGACACGTGGcagtatataatttaataagtggaatttcttttttgttttttcttcctttgtaatttgtaattaatatcAGATATTATCAgctttataatttagttttagagAACCCCTAGTAGATATCGTCAGGTTTAATTTGTTACATGTCGTCGTCACcatcatgattttaaaacacatatattaaggagaagtttctagATTCTTatgaggaatgcttcgttccccctcttcaactgatgtaaGATCTCTCAATCTACTTTCTTAGGAGCCCACGTACTCAGTGGCACACCGTCTAGTCTAGtgtagctctgataccaactgtaatacaaatacaaaaataaataaattgactTTGAAAATATAGGtggataataaaaaataaaaaaaaccaataaataGAATTAGTTAAAGGTTGGTTAGAATTTGCTTATTTTGGCAAAGCTCTTATGAAAAATTGGTATGGGCTTAAAGCCCAAATAGGGATGGACTATAATTTGGGCCTTTTTGCAAAAAGAACTAAGCCTTCCAAACCTCCGGGCTCGAGATTGACCTGAAAATCGCCGGTTCTTCACACAGCAACGCTCAGAGGTTACGGCCATGGAGGGTCTTGCTACATTTCACCACCGTCCTCTTCCTTCTCAACAACATCTATCCTTCAGCCGCCGTCTTCCGTCGTTCTCCTatccctcttcttctctcttcttcctgtCTCCTCCGCCGTTTCGGCTTCGTTCTCCTTTGTCTTTCAGGTCATTGTCTGTTAAAGCCTCGTCCTCTCCGTCGACCTCCGACGAAACCTCTCGAAACGCTAAGCCTTCAATTTCAGAGACTACGAATGACGGTCTTCTCTCTGGATTTCTCAGAACCGCTTGCATCTCCGTCGCCGCTGCTGCATTCTTCTTCCTTCGCTTCGACCATCGGCGCGCTGTTGTCGTTGCTGCTCCTGTGGCGCCGGAAATGACGGAGTCTATTGAAGAATCGAATCCATATGAGGAAAATGAGAACGTTGTGGAAGAGCAACCGATGGATAATTCGAATGATGTTGAAGCTCTTCGATCCCTCGTTGAGGAGAATGTAAAATCAGGTAAATTGCCTGAAGCAATTGAAGCCCTAAACCGTTTGATTGAAATTGAGCCCAATGAACTTGAGTTGCCGTTGTTGAGAGCCAATTTCCATAGCTATATGGGGGAGCTCGAATTGGCGAAAAGTGAATTCGAGGAGATTTTAATGGAAGACCCATTACGTGTTGAGGCCTATCATGGCCTTGCAATGGTTTCGGAGCAATTGAATGACAATTCATTGAAGGGCGTTGCTAAAAGGATCGAACAGGCAATGGAGAAATGTAAGAAGCAGAATAAGAAATCAGATATCAGGGATTTCAAGCTCTTGATAGCACAAATTAAGGTAATGGAAGGGAGTTATTTTGATGCATTGAAAGCTTATCAAGAACTTGTGAGGGAAGAGCCAAGGGATTTTAGGCCATATCTGTGTCAGGGGATCATATACTCTCTGTTAAGGAAGAATGAGGAGGCTGAGAAACAATTTGAGAAATTCAGGAGACTTGTTCCAAAGAATCATCCTTACAGAGAGTACTTTGATGAAAACGTGTTTGCAACGAAGCTTTTTGGTCAGAAATTAGAGAAGGAAGGAGCTGGTTTGAAGAGCTGAGATGAGTGCTGGTCTGCTGCTTCTGTATGAATCTTCTCCTCACTTTTCTCTGCTGTTATGAATAGATCCATTTTTGTTAGTTATTTAGTGGTTTGGCATTCATTAAGGTGGTGTTTTATATCTAAAGTTCGCCTAAGTTTTATGATAATCTGAATTTTTCAGTCGAGTCTCCTGTGGGGAATACTGATTATACTTATGTTCAGCATGCCTGAAAGTCTCACTGAAACTgagtttctttcatttcttcataCAAAGATTCTTTCTATGAACATGCATCAAGATTGTTGAAGCTTTCTTTGACATATTAAAGAATCTGGGGATTAGTGCTCTATTAGTTAAAAGGGATCATTTGTAAGATG
This sequence is a window from Cucurbita pepo subsp. pepo cultivar mu-cu-16 chromosome LG19, ASM280686v2, whole genome shotgun sequence. Protein-coding genes within it:
- the LOC111781985 gene encoding uncharacterized protein LOC111781985, whose translation is MEDDPSASYIHMVHHLIEICILFNMSKEECMEALSKHANIEPVITSTVWSELEKENKEFFEAYEKKRRDVTTRKLEGNSSSDTSGFNLLGLGDTTPLGR
- the LOC111780931 gene encoding protein SLOW GREEN 1, chloroplastic-like, producing MEGLATFHHRPLPSQQHLSFSRRLPSFSYPSSSLFFLSPPPFRLRSPLSFRSLSVKASSSPSTSDETSRNAKPSISETTNDGLLSGFLRTACISVAAAAFFFLRFDHRRAVVVAAPVAPEMTESIEESNPYEENENVVEEQPMDNSNDVEALRSLVEENVKSGKLPEAIEALNRLIEIEPNELELPLLRANFHSYMGELELAKSEFEEILMEDPLRVEAYHGLAMVSEQLNDNSLKGVAKRIEQAMEKCKKQNKKSDIRDFKLLIAQIKVMEGSYFDALKAYQELVREEPRDFRPYLCQGIIYSLLRKNEEAEKQFEKFRRLVPKNHPYREYFDENVFATKLFGQKLEKEGAGLKS